CGTACTGAAGGACAAGAACAGCCTGACCGACATCGGCATCATGATCGGCGCCGCTGTCGCCGCCTCGCTCGGCGGGACGTGGGCGCTGCACCGGGGCATCCCCGGCCGCACCGCCGTGGCCGCGGTACTCGGCGGCGTACTGATGGGGATCGGCGCGCGGCTGGCGGGCGGCTGCAACATCGGCGCGTACCTCGCGGGCATCGCGTCGGGCAGCCTCCACGGCTGGATCTGGGGCGCGACCGCCCTGCTCGGCACATGGGCGGGGATACGGCTGCGCCCGCTGTTCGCGCTGGGCAACCCCAAGCCGGGGGACGGGATCTGCTGAGGGCAGGGGCGGAACGCGCCGTTCAGGAGGGGAACGGGTCGGCGTAGGGGGCGTCTTGGCACGCTGCGCGGGTCGACGGCCGGCGAAGGGCCCGCCGGGATCCCGAATCTCGCTGCTGGGCCTGGCGGCAACTGCGCTCAGTCAAACGAGCGCGGGGACGAGTCGTCCCGCCGGATCCGATGCCGCTACGCCTTTTGGACCGGGTGGCAGGGGAGGCTGAGCGTTGACCCATCCAGGCGGATTTGGAACGACTGTGGTGAGTGACCATCGAACATGAGGTGAAGCTCAGCAAACGAGAGCACACCTCACGCCCACCCAACAAACGGTCAACCACGCGCTCTCGGCAGGGCGGGCGCCAGGGGAAGGGCATTGTCCGTCCGGGGTGGGCCTGGGCCAACTTCCACGGATCTCTGTGCAGCCCAAATCGAATGACGTCAATAGCCGCAACCGTCCTCACCCTGGAGCGGCAACGCCGACGAGAGCACCAGCCTGCGGCCGATACCGAACTCGCCCGCCACGCGCAACGTCTTCGCCCCGGACGGCGTGCACGATCTTGCGGATTCGACCGCGCGTCGCGCGGCAGCAGCGGCCGAATCGGCTTCTCCCGGAGTAACCGCTATTACTTCTTCTTTCTTTTACCGCTTTTAGTTCCATACCCCTCATAGCTCCGATTCTTGCCGCTACTTTCACGCCTCTCATCGGTCCGATGCTCACCCGTCCCCAAGTTGGCGTAATACGCCTGACCCCTCGACCCCGAAACAGCGGTATGCGCCTCACCCGCATGCGCCTCATCAGTCACCGTCAAGTCGGCAAAATCTCCCTCCAAGGGAGATATCCGTTCGGTGTCATGATGATTCAGGGGCCAGGCCCTCCTATCCTCTGAAAACGCAACGTTTGCAAACTGGACGCCCGAAAGAGGGTAAGACGCCTGACCCGTCGACCCCGAATCAGCGTAATACGCCTGACCCGTCGACCCCGAATCAGCGTAATACGCCTGATCCGTCGACCCCGAAGGAACAGAATTCGCCCGACCCGTCGACCCCGAAGCAGCGTAAGACGCCTGATCCGTCGGCCCCGAAGCAGCGGAAACACTTCTACTCCGCATTTCGATGCTTCCATCACGAATGGCTTTTATGAGCTGCAATTTGTCGCCCACTGAGTGACGCAGAACCTGCTGGTACTCCACATTCCTGTAGATATCATTATCTTGAATGGACATCTTCCTCAGGCCCCTGTGAGCTTTACGGGCAGCACCCAATCTATCCCTTTCGTTCTTTTTGATTCCTTTCAAAAGATCTACGTCACCCGGGACAATTGCATTCCTGCGTGGCAGCAGGATGGCAACATTCTTATCGCCAACGGCAGTCACGAACTCGTCGATCGACGCCTTCCTATTCTCTTTCTCGTACCATATTTGCTGGCGTTGCGCAAAACCAGTGCCCGGAGAGGGAATTTTCCCGAAAGAAGCCACGGAGTGAACGTGAAAAGTTTTGCCGTCCACTAGAGTCCACCTTTCCGGTGGCTGGCTTGGGTCATCGATGTTCTCAATTTGGACATGCAGTTCATTCACCAGCCCCTTTTTGATCATTTCCGCCAAAGTGGGTACCTCATGATTTGCCATTACACTTCCATCGGTCCTCCCTTCAAGCATAAATGCTTCCACGCACGACCGCGCGCCTCTCACAAACCCAGTGGACATACCCGTCCAGAGGTAGCCCGTCACCAGAGCATCAGACCATTTTTTGACGCCATTACTTCTTTTATTTTGGGGCTCAGCGGCGGCAATTTCTTCCAGAGCAACGAGTCCTCTCTTCTTAGTTTCTTCCAACACCCACTTGGTGTCCGTCTTACTCCACAGAGCCTTACGGTGACTGGCCTTGTCAGCAGCCTCGTTCAAATCCTCCCAATACTTGGAATGTGTGTCATTACTATAATATTTCCTATTATCCTTGAACCACTTCGCCGGAACGTCCAGCATTCGCATAGCATTAAATTCATCAACAAGCCCGCCGGCCGCCCATTCACTCCTTTCCACGTCAGCAGCAATTCCAGCATTTAGATTTTGTCCGGTCTCCCACAATACTTGATAATAATTTTTGAGTGCCTCCATGAGGTATTCATTTGTCCCCATGTTGTATTCTACTTGATAGGTATACATCGCCGCGTCACGGTCTACAACGAATTGATCTTCATTGAAAGGTAGATCTTCTGGCATTTCTCCTCCTTATGATCGCACTTCATGCGATCATTACTTGCCGGTGCGCATCCGATACCAGTCGCGCTCTCGGCGTGAATCACTCTGCGAGGAAGCCGCTTCCGCGGGCGACTTCGCAGACATCAACGGACTCGGCAACGGATCGGTTCACCACCGGATCCAGAACGTGCCGATGAAGCCGCGCGCGGCATGCGGCTGGTGGCGTACGGCCGCTCCGGTTACGGGGGTTCGAGCCCGCTGCCGGGCCGCCTGGCAGGCATCGCGTCGTACACGGAGAGCTTCGACTGGTACGAGGGGACGGTGGGCCCCGGCGGTCTGCGCCGCCGCCCACGGGCGCGAGGGCGCGTGAACTCTACGCGGCGACGGGCGAGTTCGACCCCGCGAGATGCGTGTCCGCCGACTTCGCGGCGCAGGCGGGCGGCTGCGACATCGGCGCGTACCTCGCGGGCATCGCGTCGGGCAGTCCGCACGGCCGGATCCGGGGTGCCACCGCCCTGCTCGGCACCTGGGCCGGGATACGGCTGCGCCCGCTGTTCGCGCTGGGCAACCCCAAGCCCGGCGACGGGATCTGCTGAGTCGGCCGGGCCGGCCGGGCCCCGCGCCGTAGGCTGAGACGGTGGTCATCGAACAGAACGTGAACCTGAGCGACGGGCGCACCCTGCGGACGTACGACAGCGGTGGAGGTGCCGACAGGCGGGGTGCCGACGGGCACGTGCCGACGCTTGTCTGGCATCACGGCTCGCCGCAGACCGGCGCCCCACTGGAGCCGCTGCTCAGCGCCGCCGCGGCGCGCGGTATCCGGCTGGTGTCGTACGGCCGCCCCAGCTACGGGGGTTCGAGCCCGCTGCCGGGCCGGAACGTGGCAGCGGCGGCGGACGACGTGGCCGGGATCGCGGACGCGCTCGGCCTGGGGCCGTTCGCGGTGATGGGGGCGTCGGGGGGCGGGCCGCACGCGCTGGCGTGTGCCGCGCTGCTGCCGGACCGGGTGACGGGAGCCGTCTGTTTCGCGGGGCTGGCGCCGTACACGGACGACTTCGACTGGTACGAGGGCATGGTGTCGCGCGGCGGTCTGCGGGCCGCCGCCGACGGGCGCGAGGCCCGCGAACTGTACGCGGCGACGGACGAGTTCGACCCCGTGAGCTTCACTTCCGCCGACTTCGCCGCGCTGGAGGGCGCGTGGAAGTCGCTGGGCGCCGACGCGGTGAAGGCGGGGCAGGCGGGGCCGGACGGACTGATCGACGACGATGTGGCCTTCGCGACCGCGTGGGGCTTCGACCTGGGGGAGGTGGACGCGCCCGTACTGCTCGTGCAGGGCAGCCTCGACCGGGTCGTACCGGCCGCGCACGCCGGGTGGCTGCTCGCCGGGCTCCCCCGGGCGGAGCTGTGGGTACGGCCCGAGGACGGGCATGTCTCGGTTCTCGACGCGTGTCCGGCGGCAATGGACTGGCTGATGGCGCTGGATACGCCGCTTGCATAGCCACTCGGTTATATGGCGTTGCGGTTATATAGCCGAGTGGGTATGGTCGAGGTATGCCCATACCGTTCGACGTGCTCGCGGAGCCCAGCAGGCGCAAGATCCTCGATCTGCTCCTGGAGCGACCGCATCTGGTCGGTGAGCTGACCGACCGGCTCGGCCTGAGCCAGCCCGGGACGTCCAAGCATCTGCGGGTGCTGAGGGACGCGGGGCTGGTGCGGGTCCGGCAGGAGGCCCAGCGCCGGTGGTACGAACTGACGCCGGAGCCGCTGGCCGAACTCGACGCCTGGCTCGCGCACTACCGGCATCTGTGGACCGGGAGTCTCGACGCGCTCGAACGGCATCTCGACGCGATGGAGGACGACTCCTCATGACTCCGCACACCGACGGTCCCGGCGGTCCCGATGGCCCGCACAACCGGCAGGGCACGCAAGGCCCGCAGGGCTTCTCCTCCCTCTCCCACGCCGGCGACGGGCTGACGGCGCTGCGCATGGAGCGACGGCTCGCGCATCCGCCGCGGCGGGTCTGGGAGGCGATCACGCGGCCCGAGCACCTCGCGCGGTGGTTTCCCTCCGAGGTGAGCGTCGATCCGCGGCCGGGCGGCGAGATCGGCTTCCACTTCCCCGGCGACTCCGGCCCCGGCATGACCGGGCAGGTCACCGACGCCGACGAGCCGCGTCTCTTCGCCTTCACGTGGGGCGAGGACCATCTGAGCTGGGAGATCACCCCTGACGGGGACGGATCGCTGCTCGTGCTCGTACACACCTTCGGCGACCGGTTCGGGGCGGCGAGCTTCGCGTCCGGCTGGCAGGTCTGCGTCACCGCGCTGGGGCAGGTGCTGGACGGCGGCCCCATCGATGTCGAGCAGGACACGCGCGGGGCGCTGCACGAGGCGTATCTGGCCCGGTTCGACGAGCTGACCCGGGGCCGGGCCGAGGAGACCGGGGGCGGCGGGCGACTGGTGCGGTTCGAGCGCCAGCTCGTACGGCCCGCCGGGACGGTCTGGGCCCAACTGACGGGCGGCGCCGAGCCGTTGACCGGTTCACCGGTGCCTGCGGGCTTCACCGCGGACAAGGTCCCGGCGGGCCCGGTCACGGCCGTACGCGCACCGGAACTCCTCTCGTACGCCTGGCATCCCGAGGGCGAGGTCCGCTGGGAGCTGCGCCCGGGGACTGGACACGGGCCCCGGCTGGTGCTCACCCAGACCGGGCCGCGCGACTTCGACACGGACGCGGCGCTGGCGGCGTGGCGGGTGCACGTGGAGGAACTGGCGGCGGAACTGATGGAGACACCGGAAGCCGGGACCTGAGGCGGGTCCGCAAGGGAGCGTCGTCCGCCCGTGCCCGGCTGTCGGCTCGTGGCGGGTACCTTGAGACGGTGATTGTCCAGGCACGGAAGTCGCGCGGTGGCCGCGCGGAGCCGGCGTCGGCGAACTCGCGGGTGCGGCAGACGGGTTGGGGAGTTCGGCAGCGTGCCGCGGGGGTGCTGTCGGCGCTGCTCCTCGGCGTCGTCACGCTGGTATCTCCCGCACCGGCCGCAGCGGTGGGCGCCACGAACGCCGGCGCCGCGGCAACTCCCGTCCAGCGGACACTCCCCCAGCAGGCCGACCGGCCGACGCGCTCCGAACGCTCCGAGCGGTCCCGCGAGTTCCGGCGGGACTCGCCCCGCGCCGCCCACAGTTACGCGGGCGCGCCGACCCGGGCGGCCTCCACCGGTCTCCGGACACCCGAGCACACCCGGCAGCAGCACGCGCCGCAGGACGACACGGGCGTCCTGCCGTTCACCACGGGACTTCCCCTCCCCCGCGCCGTCGTGGACTGCCGCGTACGTCCCGGCGCCACCGCACCGGCGGCCCAGCCCTCCGGACTGCCCGACGTCCGCGGGCCTCCCTCCGGGAGCAGTCATCCGCACTGTCCCCTTTCCGCGCCCACGCACCGCCCCCGGTAGAGCCGGGCGGGCCTGAAGCCAGGCCCGTCTCCCTCGCGGGGGTGGCGCGTTCCGGCGCCCTCCCGGAGGAATCCCATGACTCGCGCCACCACGGTGCGGGCAGTTCTGGCTGTGGCCGTCCTGCTCGTATCGCTCTTCGTCACACTCACCATGAGCCCCAGACTGGGGCTCGATCTGCAAGGCGGCACCCGGCTCGTTCTCCAGGCCCGCGACTCCGCGACCGCGACCGCCGACCGGGAGAGCACCGACCGTACGGTCGAGGTGCTTCGCCAGCGGATCGACGCGCTGGGGGTCGCGGAGCCGACCGTCACACGTTCCGGCGAGGACCGTGTCCTCGTCGAACTCCCCGACGTCACCGATCCGCGGAAGGCCGCCGAGGTGCTGGGCCGGACCGCCCAGCTGTCCTTCCATCCCG
The nucleotide sequence above comes from Streptomyces sp. NBC_01716. Encoded proteins:
- a CDS encoding alpha/beta fold hydrolase, giving the protein MVIEQNVNLSDGRTLRTYDSGGGADRRGADGHVPTLVWHHGSPQTGAPLEPLLSAAAARGIRLVSYGRPSYGGSSPLPGRNVAAAADDVAGIADALGLGPFAVMGASGGGPHALACAALLPDRVTGAVCFAGLAPYTDDFDWYEGMVSRGGLRAAADGREARELYAATDEFDPVSFTSADFAALEGAWKSLGADAVKAGQAGPDGLIDDDVAFATAWGFDLGEVDAPVLLVQGSLDRVVPAAHAGWLLAGLPRAELWVRPEDGHVSVLDACPAAMDWLMALDTPLA
- a CDS encoding ArsR/SmtB family transcription factor, translated to MPIPFDVLAEPSRRKILDLLLERPHLVGELTDRLGLSQPGTSKHLRVLRDAGLVRVRQEAQRRWYELTPEPLAELDAWLAHYRHLWTGSLDALERHLDAMEDDSS
- a CDS encoding SRPBCC family protein; translated protein: MTPHTDGPGGPDGPHNRQGTQGPQGFSSLSHAGDGLTALRMERRLAHPPRRVWEAITRPEHLARWFPSEVSVDPRPGGEIGFHFPGDSGPGMTGQVTDADEPRLFAFTWGEDHLSWEITPDGDGSLLVLVHTFGDRFGAASFASGWQVCVTALGQVLDGGPIDVEQDTRGALHEAYLARFDELTRGRAEETGGGGRLVRFERQLVRPAGTVWAQLTGGAEPLTGSPVPAGFTADKVPAGPVTAVRAPELLSYAWHPEGEVRWELRPGTGHGPRLVLTQTGPRDFDTDAALAAWRVHVEELAAELMETPEAGT